Proteins from one Plasmodium cynomolgi strain B DNA, chromosome 10, whole genome shotgun sequence genomic window:
- a CDS encoding pre-mRNA splicing factor RNA helicase PRP28 (putative) produces MFFFRKKETPAEGAQGEEEKQKEKEKQKEEEKQKEEEKQEEKQKQEEKEKDEVVTQEMSQEMSQEMSQEKAQEKAQEKAPVSNPFQNIQKGSQEGKTENDLLQHDGEREGERKKKKEKKNSLEEKNEKELATQMGNGGDSDHTNGQVKHSKVAHDEGTTPPSGNHVRRDTYRLIPSGIKKKKINLYSSSSSSDASSNEDLFIGKSNKRKMETLEVGEYDQIRKKDKREESQRDNQVSSGTTITNRVSGNSKIFANVSSGGDKLIFLTKRDREEMKRKADKKESERIPMGEEDLHRRKFHEKEVEDAKGRKKEVEDTKGRKKEIDAKTDAKTDAKTDSKDDRHRLRRNSESNEEARRRKLSNGDSAEEESGGIGGSGGRSGSGGRSGNGGRGAESRLSPPSAYAKVESSLAELNMLNISAIERDSQREKELETIKQQYLGLNKKKKKMQKPSEKFRNIFNFEWDQSEDTSRNDTNPLYQNRLEPQLLFGRGYIAGIDVREQRKKNNFYDKLVQNRINFSVKKGAVEENSLKKELHHRGGTKAGSNSEHGARSSWENGPSGSWANGASGSWANGPSGSWANGASDSWVNSSSSHLDMSAMANTPNPMEHLTNPNNHSLSRSKTGEFIYEPKVNNIILDVHNKHWSEKKREEMTDRDWRIFREDNEIYIKGGIVPAPIRRWEESNLSSDLLKAIKKAKYEKPTPIQMQAIPIALEMRDLIGIAETGSGKTAAFVLPMLAYVKQLPPLTYETSQDGPYALIIAPSRELAIQIFDETNKFASYCSCRTVAVVGGRNAEAQAFELRKGVEIIIGTPGRIQDCLEKAYTVLNQCNYVILDEADRMMDMGFEDSVHFILDKIPTSNLKSEDDALALQEEMMAKAGHRLYRLTQMFSATMPPAVERLSRKYLRAPAYISIGDPGAGKRSIEQKLEFTTEGKKKQKLQELLEEYEAPIIVFVNQKKVADIIAKSISKMKFRAIALHGGKAQELREQTLNSFKNGDFDILVATDVAGRGIDVQGVKLVINFDMPKDIESYTHRIGRTGRAGMKGLAISFVTEQDSHLFYDLKQFLISSNNIVPMELANNPASRVKPGSVMHAPKKPQVIGVPTVG; encoded by the exons ATGTTCTTCTTTAGGAAGAAGGAAACCCCCGCCGAGGGGGcgcagggggaggaggagaagcagaaggagaaggagaagcagaaggaggaggagaagcagaaggaggaggagaagcaggaggagaagcagaagcaggaggagaaggaaaaggacgAAGTGGTAACTCAAGAGATGTCCCAGGAGATGTCCCAGGAGATGTCCCAGGAGAAGGCCCAGGAGAAGGCCCAGGAGAAGGCCCCAGTTAGCAACCCCTTTCAGAACATCCAAAAGGGTAGCCAGGAGGGGAAGACAGAAAACGATTTGCTACAACATGATGGTGAAagggaaggggaaagaaaaaagaaaaaagaaaaaaaaaacagcttagaggagaaaaatgagaaagagcTAGccacccaaatgggaaacGGCGGAGACAGTGATCATACAAACGGACAAGTAAAGCATAGCAAAGTTGCGCACGACGAAGGGACAACTCCCCCTAGTGGGAACCATGTCCGGAGGGACACGTATAGATTGATTCCCAgcggaataaaaaagaaaaaaatcaacctGTACAGCTCCTCTAGCTCTTCCGATGCCTCTTCGAATGAAGACCTATTTATCGGTAAAAgtaataaaaggaaaatggagACCCTCGAAGTGGGGGAATACGACCAAATTaggaagaaggacaaaaggGAGGAATCCCAACGAGATAATCAAGTCAGTAGTGGCACTACTATCACCAACAGAGTTAGTGGGAACAGCAAAATATTTGCCAACGTTAGCAGTGGGGGTGACAAGCTAATTTTCTTAACAAAAAGGGACAGAGAAGAAATGAAGCGAAAGGCggacaaaaaagaaagtgaAAGAATTCCTATGGGGGAGGAAGACCTTCATAGGAGAAAGTTCCATGAGAAGGAGGTCGAAGAcgcaaaggggaggaagaaggaggtcGAAGAcacaaaggggaggaagaaggagatcGATGCGAAGACCGATGCGAAGACCGATGCGAAGACCGACTCGAAGGATGACAGGCATAGGCTAAGGAGGAACTCCGAGTCGAATGAGGAGGCAAGGAGGCGAAAGCTGTCAAATGGGGACTCGGCCGAGGAGGAAAGCGGCGGAattgggggaagcggcggaagaagtggaagcggCGGAAGAAGTGGAAACGGCGGAAGGGGCGCGGAGAGCCGCTTGAGCCCCCCCAGCGCGTACGCCAAGGTGGAGTCGTCCCTGGCGGAGCTGAACATGCTTAACATAAGCGCCATCGAACGGGACAGccaaagggaaaaggagTTGGAAACAATTAAGCAGCAATATTTGGGActaaacaaaaagaagaagaagatgcaGAAGCCGTcagaaaaatttagaaacATTTTCAACTTTGAATGGGATCAATCGGAGGACACCTCCAGAAATGACACGAACCCGTTATACCAGAACAGGCTAGAGCCGCAGTTGCTCTTCGGACGAGGGTACATCGCAGGTATAGACGTCCGAGAgcagagaaagaaaaataatttctacGATAAGTTAGTGCAAAATAGGATTAACTTTAGTGTGAAGAAAGGAGCGGTTGAGGAGAATTCCCTCAAAAAGGAGCTCCACCATAGGGGCGGCACAAAGGCGGGCAGTAACAGCGAGCATGGTGCTAGGAGCAGCTGGGAGAATGGCCCTTCTGGCAGCTGGGCGAATGGTGCTTCTGGCAGCTGGGCGAACGGTCCTTCTGGCAGCTGGGCGAACGGTGCTTCCGACAGCTGGGTGAATAGTTCATCTAGCCATTTAGACATGTCAGCCATGGCGAACACGCCGAACCCAATGGAGCATCTAACGAACCCGAATAATCACTCCTTGAGTAGaagcaaaacgggggaaTTCATTTACGAACCGAAAGTGAATAATATCATTTTGGATGTTCATAACAAACACTGGAGTGAAAAGAAGAGAGAAGAAATGACGGACAGAGATTGGAGGATATTCAGAGAGGACAACGAAATTTACATCAAAGGAGGTATCGTTCCAGCACCCATCAGAAGATGGGAAGAGTCCAACCTTTCTAGCGATTTGTTAAAAGCTattaaaaaggcaaaatatgaaaagcCCACTCCAATCCAGATGCAAGCTATACCTATAGCTCTCGAAATGAGGGATCTAATCGGCATCGCAGAAACGGGTTCAGGAAAAACAGCCGCATTTGTTCTACCCATGCTTGCTTACGTGAAACAACTCCCACCATTGACATATGAAACGTCTCAAGATGGACCATACGCTCTTATTATCGCCCCATCGAGAGAATTAGCCATCCAAATTTTTGACGAAACGAATAAGTTTGCATCCTACTGTTCATGTAGAACCGTAGCAGTGGTAGGAGGAAGAAACGCAGAAGCACAAGCATTTGAGTTGAGAAAAGGAGTGGAAATTATCATAGGTACTCCAGGAAGGATACAGGATTGCTTAGAAAAAGCATACACTGTCCTAAACCAATGTAACTACGTTATCTTGGATGAAGCAGATCGAATGATGGATATGGGGTTTGAAGATTCtgtgcattttattttagatAAAATTCCAACATCTAATTTGAAGTCAGAAGATGATGCTTTAGCTTTACAAGAAGAAATGATGGCAAAGGCTGGACATCGTCTGTACAGGTTGACACAGATGTTTTCTGCTACGATGCCTCCAGCTGTGGAAAGGCTGTCAAGGAAGTACCTTAGAGCTCCAGCTTATATATCCATTGGAGATCCTGGAGCTGGTAAACGATCGATAGAACAGAAATTGGAATTTACTAcagaaggaaagaagaaacagaaacTGCAAGAACTTTTAGAGGAGTATGAAGCACCTATTATCGTTTTTGTGAATCAAAAGAAGGTGGCAGATATTATTGCTAAATCGATTAGTAAGATGAAATTTAGGGCAATTGCTTTACATGGTGGGAAGGCACAAGAATTGAGAGAACAAACTttgaattcttttaaaaatggagactTTGACATATTGGTAGCTACGGATGTTGCTGGGAGAGGTATCGATGTGCAGGGCGTCAAACTTGTGATAAACTTTGACATGCCGAAAGATATTGAGTCGTATACACACAGGATTGGACGTACTGGGAGAGCTGGCATGAAGGGACTGGCCATTTCGTTTGTCACCGAGCAGGACTCCCACTTATTTTACGACTTGAAGCAGTTCCTCATATCTTCCAACAATATCGTACCCATGGAGCTGGCCAACAACCCCGCATCCAGGGTGAAGCCTGGCTCGGTCATGCACGCCCCGAAGAAGCCCCAAGTCAT aGGGGTACCTACCGTGGGGTGA
- a CDS encoding cyclin2 related protein (putative): MEEYDTEADVPRTENKYITYLPIVLENMIKVNRGKGKITSFHASKVPEISIKNYIQRIGKYTGCSNECFVLLIIYLDRIVKINTDITLSLLCIHRLLITAIMIAAKFFDDLYYSNAFYAKVGGVSTEEINKLEGIFLHLIDYNLFVSSEEYNLYRYSISLAVERYLRRTHVGGQVGMGADKKLGPTNGGDHHRGSHHRGSHHGGGHHRGNCASRPAPVAKPYNLFNYTTPHRTNIMFLKPGNGHNFQTPRG, encoded by the coding sequence atggaagagtATGACACAGAAGCAGATGTACCAAGGacagaaaataaatacattacGTACCTTCCAATTGTTTtagaaaatatgataaaagtAAACAGagggaaagggaaaatcACAAGCTTTCATGCATCCAAAGTACCAGAAATATCGATTAAGAATTATATTCAACGGATTGGAAAATACACAGGATGCAGTAATGAATGCTTTGTCCTTTTAATCATATATCTTGACAGaattgtgaaaataaatacagATATTACTTTGTCTCTTTTGTGTATCCATAGACTGCTCATAACAGCTATCATGATTGCTGCGAAATTTTTTGATGACTTATACTACTCCAATGCGTTTTATGCTAAAGTTGGAGGAGTTTCTACGGAAGAGATTAACAAATTGGAGGgtatttttctccatctgATCGATTACAATTTGTTTGTATCCTCAGAGGAGTACAATCTGTATAGATACTCCATATCTTTGGCTGTGGAGCGGTACTTGCGCAGAACCCATGTTGGGGGGCAAGTCGGCATGGGGGCAGATAAGAAGCTGGGGCCAACCAACGGGGGGGACCATCACAGGGGGAGTCATCATAGGGGTAGCCATCACGGGGGGGGCCATCACAGGGGGAACTGTGCCAGCCGTCCAGCCCCCGTCGCAAAGCCCTATAACTTGTTTAACTACACCACTCCACACAGGACCAATATTATGTTCCTGAAGCCGGGGAATGGCCACAATTTTCAGACCCCGCGCGGG